The genomic region TTATGGGAACAGAGTGCTAGCTAACCCATGAGTCATAGAAAACAGGATCTTAAAGAATGGAGCCATATTTTTGTTGTGCAGCCAAACTGAGCACAACACATGAAGCAAAACAGTGTGTACTGACCTGGCAGCATGAAAGCCCTTCATGTCCTCTGGAAACAGCTTTGGAGACGGGACTGAAAACGTGAGAAAGCAGGAGCTCCAGGACTCTTATCTGATGGTCAGAAGAACAAGTCCTTCAGGCCCTTGATACATTTTGTTTACACCTGCGGTGACTGGTATCCAGAGGGGTGTTTGACATCTCTCTGACTTCTGGGGATTAGTAATGTATTCTGGTTTCCTGATAACCAgtgcttgttccagtgctcttaGTATAGTTTGCAATGCCCAGATGGTGTTACTATGAAAACCACCATCCAAACTGGCACCGGGTTGGGTCTGTGGGAGACTTTATCTTCTAACAGCCTGCtacaggagcagagcagatgAGCAACCTGTGTAACAGCAGCCCTGGTTCTGATGCTTTTGAGCAAAACATTCTTGCATCACTCTTGCCACATTTGTGGCATAAATCACTGCTTCCCTGGAGAGAAGTGAAGATGGGCTAAAGTTTGCATTAGTATTAATAGATTCAGCTTTGGTTTTCCTCCTTCtcactgtttcctttctttttttcttttgcctgtatAGTTAACTATTAAACCTCTTgacaaaaaagcagaagtctTCAAGTTCTTTTCCTCTCAACTCAAAGTGAACAAACTGGTAAGtgtcctgttttccttctttaaaactGAGCCTAATAATACTGACTGATACCCGAGTGAGGAATTTTGTTTGTAAAACCTATGGGGAGGCCAGGGAGCATTGAGTGTCAGCATGTGCTTTCCTGAGGATTTGTTCTGTCTGGGAAGTCAGGGTGCATATGTTTGTCCTCTCTGGGAAGGGGAATGATGGGTGGAAAGTGAGATGTGAAAGAAGGTCCAAATCACAAAGGGAAATCCAGGTGCTGGAAGGGGAGGATGTAGCATATGGAAAGGTGCAGAGCCACTGCAGCATCTGGCTGCGTGGCTGCTGTGGGTTCTTAATCAGTTACTGCCTCTCCTTTTCTGGGAGAAGTAACAAGGCAGGGACCTAATCAACTGGCTAATTGTATCATCACTGATCGCTTCCTAACACAACCCTAGGGGCCGGGTCACTTCTCAGTGAGCTTGTGGAGGGGCCACCACAGGTGACCATTCCCACAGCTACGTCTTGTGTACTCTTGGCCAAGATCTATTGCCTGTTCTTGTTCAGGAAAGTGGAACCAGAGTGGGATGAAGGACAGAAGGAACCCCTCATCCTGTTAGGAACTTTTCTCAACTACTATGTACCTGGGTATGCGTCTGCCCTAGGCACTGATTTTCTTGGAAGGGAAGAAACTGCCAGCACTTGTGCTGGAGTCAGAATTGGCAGCTTCTGCCCTGAGGCCAGTGCGGGGCTGTTATCCCTCTGTCTGGGGCACAAATACATCAAAAcagcatttgctttgcttttcctataCAGATTTTGCAGTTGTGCATTGGAAACCATGATCTATTTATGAGGAGAAGAAAAGTGGACTCAATAGAGATCCAGCAAATGAAAGCACAAGCCAGGGaagaaaaagctagaaaaaagGTAAATTCTTTCTGCTCCTCTGTTGTTGAAAACACTGATTGTTATTCCAGCTGGTGCCCCTGCTGTCCATGCATTGCATCAATATGTGTGTGGGAGGTGAGAAAGTGCACCAGGATTGAATGTGGGAACAGCTCTAGTATGTATGGAGCATCTGAAGATGTAAGTGATGTTTGTGAAACTGAATAGGTGATCGCAAAGATTTGGGGTACATGACAGATGGATTCAAGTGCTCTTCCAGCAGTCTGAAACAACACGTATTACCTGTTAGAGGAGTTCAGTGCTGCAAAGTGCAAGCAGCTTCAGCATTGCATCTCTGGTGAATATCAGTCCAGCAGCTAGACAGCAAGCTTAGATTCATTTGCTGTGCTGCCTCAGGCCCAGATGAGATTCTGCTGCAAACCCACAGACGTGGTATTGTGCATTCTGTTTCCAGATGGAGAATCAAAGGCTGGCCAGGGAGAAGCAGCTCCGAGAAGAAGCTGAGCGAGCCAAAGAAGAGCTGGAAAGGCGTCTTTTCCAGCTGGAAGACGAAGCCAGGCAGGCCAACGAGGCCCTGGTGAGTAGCACATTAGTTTGAATATTCTAGTGCCTGATGGGATTTCTtgttttggaagcatttttttttcttatagctcATGTGAGACACCAAGAATTATAGCTCAGACAGCCTGAAGAGTTTCTGACCACTGGTGGAGAGGGCATGCTGGAATACCTGGGAAAACTCCGATCTGCCATAATCTCCATTTGCTGTGAGCCATTCACTCCCTGTATTTGGTTCACAGTGCTTTCCTCAggcaaagagggaagaaaggaagtaaCCTTGGAGCTGAAATTGGGAGAAAGGGGCATGATACGCTGGGAGCTGAAGGGGCCAACTTCAGTTTTTGGTTGATGTTTTTGTCCAACTCTAAGCAAATGTGTCTCCTTGCTTCGTAGAAGTGAGAGGTAGGAAGGAAGTTAGGCAAttctgggggagaggaggaacatCAGGCCCTACAGTTATGTTTACTATACTTTTTAGTTTaaggaataatatttttatcaCTTAACCTTTTGTGAAAAGGTGTCCTCTTTCTGACTGTCTGCAGGGGTGATTTTGTAGATGCTAGACAGGGTAACtaagaaaaattgtttcttcGTAGCTCCgatcccaggaagcagcagaGTTGCTGGCTGAGAAAGCTCAGattgcagaagaggaggcaaaaCTGCTGGCCCAGaatgctgcagaagctgagcaAGAGCGACAGAGGCTGGAGATCACAGCTctgaaaaccaaggaagaaaaacGCCTGATGGAGCAAAAGATGCGTGAGGCAGAGCTGATagcagtgaagctggtgaaggagtCTGACCGGAGGTTAGATTTGCTTGAGTGGGGTTATGGGTCTCTACTGGGATGCCTGGGTGGAGAGAGTGCTGCTTTTTTCAGAGCTAAGCCTGGAAGGGAGGGATTGTTCCTGAAGCAACACTTCAGAGTGACTAAGCCTTCTTGCATCTTGTTTGTTCCACCTGGTACCAGTGGTTGTGATGCAGGTCAAGATGTTTACAGGGGATCAGATGCAAGGCTTTAGAGTTGTTTAGTATTAAAGATACAGAATGCAGAAGCATTTTCTATTTCACGTTATCAAAGGAGCACTGGCTACCTAGCTATCTAAATTTACCAATCTATACGCTGTGAGTTAcaagaatgttttcattcatTAGTAGCAAGTGATGGTCTCGTATCCCTTTCAGATCTTCGAGAAGTGTAAACCAGGTAAACTCCCTTGGAATATAAACCACTGTATAAGCATCTGCGTGTTCCCTAACACTGTGCTGCCTGAAGATGCAGAGCAGACCAGTGTTGACAGAGGATGTTCAACCTTGCTATTAAGGGCCTTCTGCTTGTTTTAGGATACTGCCAAAATGCTTGCCAAAACAAAGAGCAGATATGTTGCACCTCTCCCCACCTCAGGGAGGATCTCTGACAGCCTGGAGAATCTGTATCAGCAGGTCAGAACTGAGCCCATGGAAATTAGGAGTAGGAAAAACATGTTAATTCAGCCAGTTAGTGAAGGATTGTCTTTGAAAGCATGTGTTCATGTTGTGACCAGTTCTCCATGTGGCTATCCTTCCACCAAGTATCTTTGGGTAAAGGAATCGCTCCCAGTAATGGATCTTGTTCTCCGGAAGCTAGTGAGGTGTGTAGCTCTGAAATCCATGTGTTGCTGTATACTGGAAATCATCAGCCGTTCACGTCAGGATATTTGTCTTACAGAGCCAAGGAAGCAGAGCACCTGAAACAAGATCTGCATGAAGCCAGAGAGGCTGAAcggaaagcaaagcagaaactcTTAGACATAACCAGGCTTAACTGTCCTGTAAGTTTCTGCTCTACTGGGCACCACTTCATCTTCAGAGATAGTCAGAcgtttattgcatttttatagcCTGCATCAAGCTGAGTAGTGGCATATCTGCATGCACCTGGGGGACAAACACTATAGGACCAACTGGTGCTTAAATGCTGCAGCTAGGATGGAGGTTGTATTTGTTCGGGGCAGTGAGTCAGGATGATAAGAAAGGGGAGACAAAAGTAAAAAAACGGGACTGGTGTTGGGACTTAGGGAACAGAGATTGTCTTGCCTGCGTTTATGCCTAATGCTGACTCTGTGCCATCTCAGTCAGGCGGTGCTTTGTTGAGGTGGCTGTACTGAGCCAGCTCTGTTATCCTGGCATGTGAATTGCCCATGAGTGTCTTTAGGCAAAGCAGATGAAGCTGTCTCCAGCAAGAAGGCAGAGCTAAGGCTGTCTGCCCCAACTCCTTCTTCTGCTCCAGTCTTGCTGAGAATGGATTTCCATTCTCTGCTGAAATAGATGGGAACATTGCAGCCAGGATACTTCTCTGCCCTTGGATTGGGGCAGAGGGTGGGTTGTGGACTTCAGCAGTTCATCTGGGGCCACTTGGGTAGAGGGGAAGGCCTGCAGGAGCATCTGTGTGTCTCAGAATCCGTGGGTAGCTTacgaaatcatagaatcatagaatggtttaggttggaagggacctcaaagatcatgtAGCTCAGCATGGCATTCTTGCAGAAGCTGGAGAGATAAACCCAAAATCAAACAGTCAGATCTTACTGATAGTGTGTGTGTTGCCTCTTTCAGCACATGGCCAAGTACCCACAATACGCACCAACCGACACCAGAGATGCCAACTTTGACAAAGGATCCATAAAGCTGGATTTGAAAGACATTGACCTCAAGAGACTATCCTTtgagatagagagagagaggtatCAGTATGCTTATGGTGTAAATAAACAAGAGTGTTTATCATggaaagtacagaaaagaaaaaaaaaatgtctgggAATCACAGTTCATCCTTTTAACAACTCAGGATGGCCTCCTACTTGTACATACGGCTGGAGGTGTGGATTGTGTCCGTGTAAGACTAGTTATTTACACAGAGGAAGAGTGTTGCAGTGGCATCAAGCCGTGACAAGTCCAGTGCCCTTGTGTCTTGGAGAGCACTTTGTCAGGGGCAGAGTGCTTTGCCTGAGTAACATCATGTTAAGAGGACAGAAGTTTCCCTCCAGTGTTGAAGTGTGGTATTGCTCTGGTATAATAAATACATCGAGaggctttttctctcttgctcgGGAAGGAAATGCTTGGTAAAAAGTTAATGTGTGAATGCTGAAGGGTGGAAGTGACCCTCCTTTTCACTGggtcaggagagacaggctggcaTGTGCCAGACTTCACTTTAGCTATCAATAaactaaaatgaaacaaagaacttcctctctcctccttccacacACACTTGATATGCGTCATGCCAATAAGCTTTTTGCCTCCAATGTGTGGACTACAGGCTGGACTACttagaaaagagcagaaaattcGAAGATCGACTGAAagaactgaagtctgaaattcatGCTTTGAAACTAGAAGAAAAACAGTCTGGGCTTTACTCTCATTGGAATGAAGTACTGGGATCCTTGGATCGCTCCTTAGGAAATGTATGTACCCTAAATACCTGCCACTTGTTTCAGCAAAAACTGTAAAAGAATTGTGTGGGTGTGCCAAAGGTAATTGCTATATTCCAGTTCAAGGCACATGGTTTAGTACCCTtgatagtaaaatatttaaagcGTGAACACAGACAAGGAAAATTCATGTCAAAACAAAATCTAAGAAGTTTTTTCCTGGGTGCAATACCGGTACTGTAagcaaaaaataatcattttattttacagattatGAAATCACAGTGAGGGTTTAAGGTCTTGGAGCAAATTAAATTCTTGTAACTTAGTAACACATTTAAATGTGGTTCCTCAGAGTTTGCATCACATTCTGATTCACATGCTTTATGGTTGCTAAAAGTCATAAAAgtcttgatgtatttttttaaggcaGTGAGACACTAAACCCAGATTTTTGTCATAGATTTCttattatttatataaacacTCCAGCCTCTTCCTGAATCAGTGCAAGAATAGGGCTGGTTTTGTCTTTCCAGGTTGTTCCATGTGTAGCAGAAGTGGCTCCAAGTCAATGTTTTTAGAGAGAGAAGGGAGGCTTGGAAAAATTATGAGGGTAGATGGCCTTTATTTTCTGACTATGCATCTGATGTTCTTTTTTGGCTTAATGAGTGTTGATATATAGAGAGAGCATTAAATTTCcatgtgttcttttcttttaaagacccCGTCATGGATGAAAACCTTTGAAACGGGAGATTCATTAGATATAAATCTTCAAAGACCTTTTCCTGCTTACTCGTTAAATACTATGGGCAGCTGGCCTTGTACCAACAAAACTCAACACACACCGACAGTGGAAAAGTCATCTTCTCAAGCAAATTCCATGGCTGCCAACAGTGTGGGCACACGAACCAGAAAACAGATTATAAAGGTAATCAGATTTGTAAGTAAATTCCCAAATATTGACTAAAAAGTTCAGAGTTCAGAGAGGTAAAGAATGTCTGGCTTTAGGGACCTGTTTTGTCCAGCTGTGTCACAGCCTCTCAAATGATGAGGCAATGCCTGGCTGTTGCATGAGTTTGGAGACCCTGCGTTGGTGCACCGTTCGGCACTGTTTATAACTTGAGGCCACTTGTTTTTTCTCACTTGTGAGCTGAGCTGGAATGCAAAGCTGTGAGCCTTGGTAAATGAAACAGAGGTGCCCGTCTGCAGGAGGATGGTCTGTGTTAAATTTTACTTGTATCATCTGGGTTTGGAAATAAGAATGTGCTCCCAGGTATAGAGAGCTTAAAACATAACTGTGCCTGTCTTCTGGTTTGAAGGGGCAGGCAGTAACGTACTAATAAATGCCTGGATTTCCAACAGTTCAGTTTTCCAGTGTGTTCCCTGTCAGAGTTCTGAAGAGCTAATGAGCTGGGTCTTATGAAAAAACAACCTACTTCTAAATTTCACTAAAATAGAGAATCTAGCATGCATTCAGGAAGAACTGTAAGGGCACGTGGTCTTGAACAGTGTGAAGGAAATAAGCTTTCTCTAGGCAATACTAAGGGGCAAGGTATTAGGAATAAAGAAAGCTTGATGTATTTGCTGCAGTTTGTATAAACAAAACTGAGGGGTGTTAGAATTGGTTAGAGGCTCTAGTATAGAACATTCAAGACCTGAATCTTCAGGGTTGTATGCTTAGAACTAGAAGGAACACAACTGAGTGTAGCAACAGATGAGAAAGCAGCTCTTTCTAATGCAAGTAACAGAAGCAACTTTTAAGACTAACCTAATCCAAATAGCAGGGGTGAGGTAAATATGTTtgtcttaagaaataaaaactgttgCAGATCATcttgcaaaaggctgcagagtCAGAGGTAAAGGAAGGACAGGACCAAAGGCAGTTACTCTCCTTTAAGAGGAGTTCAGGGCAAAACTAATTTTTCTTATTTGATTTGCTTTTAGGTTCAGCAGCATGACTCGGATGTGATCTACATTTGAAGCCTCTTGTTCCCTTACCAGACTGGTAGAACCTGGTGGCCTTTTTTTTGGCTGCTGCAAAATGCACCTACACGAGGACGCGTGTGCAGTTGTGTCTGCTGACAGACACGGGGATGAGAGACACGGTACTGTAGTTAGAGCGGTGCCATTCAGCTTCCAAGCACTTCCAAGCTGGGAGCGCTAAAACTGCCAGTGTAAAATGGGAAATGCCTTTGGGTACGATGGTAAGCATACAAACCCAGAGGAATGTTGTTTACTACTTATGCACTTTTGAGGAAACACTTCATACTTTGCTAAACCTTCCTCCCCCAGGTGTGTTTTTACATACTGACTTATCAGGATGGTACTCTGCTTTTGTAGAAAGGATGCTAGGCAGCAAGCGTCCAGGAGATGTttgggatgagaaaaaaaaaacatgagctTGGTGCTTACCTACACAAGAGACTAATTATTGTTTTTGTTCGGTCCATGGGATATGactcccacagagctgctcaaCATCTTTAGTGTTTGCCtgccaaatgttttcctttttctccctaaacATTTCTTGGTTCGCTTGATTGATTTGCATTTCTCTGTGAGAAATCTCAGCTTTTAATTCCAGGTGTAGAAGTGGACATCTTCAAATACCTCTCACTCCTGGGGGAATCCTTTGTTTGGAATGCAAAGCTTCTGTTCTCTTCACAGTTTCTCACTAGAGCAGGcactttctgttgcttttgccGCTCCAGCAAACTTTGCATACATCAACTTGTTTCCTAGTTCTGTGTAACACAGGTTCCAAATTAGACAAAGACAAAAGACGCTGTTGGTGTCTGCTAAAGTTGGACTTGTTTCTCGTGGAGAGGTGCATGCAGTGCATCGTCTGCCTCATCAGTAAAACCTACttgtattttctggttttgtgtgtgtttaagtgTCTGTTTCACCATAAATCTTCAGTCTGAGGACTTCTGGGAAAGCAGACAATATGCAGCTGTAGCTGAAGTAGTAGCACAGTTGAGCATGTGATatgatgtaaaaaataaatattaatgttaaatatctttttctaaaagctaagattaaaaaaaaatacattcaataAAAAGCTTCAATTTCCACTTGCTAGTAACAGCTGTGAACTGAATGTTGTGTCAATATTACAACAACATTAACAAGGCAAGTTCTAAGACCAAATACACAAATCTCCTCTCTACGCATCTGCAACAGGCTGAGGGCGCAGTGGGGAGCAGCGCCGGTAGCCAGCTCTGGTCTCAGACTTTTACGAGTCACGACAGTTACATGGCAAGATGCACATAACAGTGATCTGCAGTGGCATCCTGGTGTCGTCGTTTTCCCAGCCTCGAGAGCAGTTGCTGCCTCTGGTGTGCggagggaagggagagtgttAATTCTCTTCACAGCTCTGTCTGATAGTTGTTTGCGAACTGTTGGCTATTATGTGCACAGTTTCTGATCTGTCTGGGAAAAGCCTTGTGTGTGAATGGAGAAGCTGTTGGAGGTGTCAGACTGAAGAGGCAGATGCTGTCGAGGTCCCAGGGTTGGGTGGGTGGCACTGGCCAGGACTTGGATGGTGGTGAGATAGGAAATAGTTCTAGAGAAACTCTGGACATGGCATTcttggatttgggggtggggaggagtgcTGGGATttccctcatttttcttttcctgtttcctcttttttgtgtATGTTGTGCCACAGGTAACTAACCTTGTACTTTCATTCTGCCCATGTGCTGAGGTTTCCTCTTGCTGTCATATCTGAGCTGCATCATGATATAAGGCGTATCAGAGGAGAACTGTTCCACAtgattgatttatttctttggacTAGTTCCTGTATATGACAGTGAAGAAACGGACAGGGTCACACTGCTGCcagtttaaaaaggaagtttATCCGCACAAGCTGTTCTCAGTCTGCTGGCTTGCAGGTATTCTTGCTGTGCATTGTTCGCGTGGAGCACCATTTTCCTGCATACTTGTATGGGTGTGTGAAAGATGAGATGGGACAAGAGGAGCTGGGATCTGCTGGAGAAATGCTTGCTCAAGCAGGGATGAAGTCGGATGTACCAGGCTGTTGCTGGGAGGGCACTGTAAAGAGAAGTGCCACTTGGGTATTAGTTTGCTTAAAacctaaataaatatttgtagcaATTAAACTTTGCATGTTAGTGCAGCTGAGGCTCATGCTCACTTGCAGTATTGACCGCTTTTTAAAACAGGCAGCTACAGATACATTGAGGAGGATGTGAGATTGTCTTTCCGTTGAAGAAAGTATGAGACGGTTTCCCCAAAGCAGGGAAGAGAACGCAGATGTCATGTTCTAATCAGTAATTGCAAGATTTGTCACCGTAAAGAGCAAGGTATTTGTCTGGTGATGCTGTTGGCATCTTTGAACGTTCGAGGCCCGACAGAGCTATGGTGAAGCCCTGTGGACCTgcgggcagcaggcagcagaTGGTGCTGCAATACCGCTCTGCCGCACAGCTTAGACGTGCTCTCAGAAAGACCTGGCTCAGAAATCCTGCATTGCTCCTTGGGAATCGCTGCCAATTTCTGTGTTCCCACACTAGCCTGTACTTGCTTGTATTCTCTTCCTGGAGTTTAACTTGACATAATTTTTGATGGGGATTCAAAATGTGCATGCACTATACTCTGAGAAGTGATTATTGCCCAAACAGCTTAGTCCCATGGGTATGAGCTAGCTCCccatattaccaaaaaaaatcctgtaatggTTCTGACACATCATTGTCATCATCAGACTGTGAAAATGGCCTTATTGAGTGGATTTTGTCCATAACTGCCAGAAGCATCTGGGACCCCACAGGTCCGGTGCTAtgtgatatttttataaatgctatTTGAAACAAGCATAGGCTTGTTAAATTTGCAGAGCGTGGAAGGATTGTGGTGTGAGTCTAAAGAGGGTGAGAGAGGCCTGAGAACAGTCTACAAGGGTCACTGCGAGGAGCAAAGAACAAATTCATCCTTTGTTCTCATGCTGGAGGAGTCATAACATTCTGGTCTCGAACTACAgcaaaaaatagaagaaaaagtattCCATCAGTGAGGAAGTGCCAGTGGATCACCTGGAGAGCAAGGAAGTGTGTTCCTAGAGTGACACAGTGAGTGTTGATATTCTGTATGGAAGTTGATGACTCTCCCCAGCCCTAtcttctgtgtttctctgaaaaACCACTTGCTCTAACCCTAAggggctctccctgccctcaTAAAAACCGTAGGTGGGAAACTGTATTCTTGCTCAGCAGGGTGCTCCTGGCTGAGCCGTGGGAGGGAGCAAATGCCGGTTAGTCCTTAGGGATGGCATGTCCTCTCCAGGGACCTGTCTCTTAAAGACCGGCCAGTTCATATCCACCTGGCCCTGGAAGGTGGCCACCACAGTGTGTGTGGCTGACCCCTGAGTCATCTGCTCTTGGCCTTTTCCACCCTGCGCTGCTGCTATGTCCAGTCGCCAGCAGCACGATGAGTTCACATCCTGCCTTCATGGACTGCTGGTGCAGAATTGTGCACAAGCtggcctcttcttcctcttccttgcaAACAGGCTGTCATCCCTGCATCTCACCGTGTTCCTGCCTCACTTCTCTCTAGCCTCATGCACTCTGTGCCAGCAAGGTCTAGCGTTGTCTCTTGTGCCCAAGTTATTTGTTCTCTGTTGATGGAGGCAACTGCCAACTTTGTGTGTCCTTCCCAGAGCATCCCTGGCTCTTGCGCTCAAACCTcaggagtgtgtgtgggggggcacTAGGCTACCACCCTTCATTTGTCATTGCCACATGTGCTCCCAGCCTGCTGCTCTTGGTGATGAGTATGGTGGGGACACAGTTCCAGCACGTGTCATGAGTCCTTGGTGGCAAAAATCACAGGTCAAACCGTTTTCACGCAGCTCTACGGGCAAAAGACAGGCCCAGACATGCAACTCAgctgttattatttctttttaaaaatttttttaaaatttgttattaTGTGGTGTTATTTCTGGTTCTCTGCGCTCTTTGGAACCCTGTCCATCTTCCTGCAAGGCATTTTCAGGAGTAGGAGGGGTCAGCTTTTCGGAAGGGCTCTGGGCATACAGGGGAGCCCACCCCTAGGGCTGCATTGGGGTGTTTCGATGGGGACAGAAAGTAGTTTTCCCACCAAAGAGCACTTTGAATCTGGAGGGATACTTCtgctgggaggagaaggctgTTTGTGCTGAATTACAGGCAGCAGTGGAGCCTGCAGGAAGGAGCCGCCTCTCAAAAGGACAGTAAAGGGCTAATGGTTGCCATTACTCCGGGCTTGGTCCTAAAAGCAAAGCCAACATGTGACAGCTTGTTACCTGCCGGGCTATAAACCTCTGCTCTCACTGGGGAAGTCGCAGGAGGAAAAATCAGTCCTTTTCAGCTAAAACGTGGAAGAGATTGTCCAAAGGGACAGCTTTGTGGCTGGGCCATGGGGGTGGGAGGACGCTGTGGGTGCTGGGGTTCACCGGCTGGGGGGGCAGGGATGGAAGTGAGAGACCTGGAGGGACCATTAAATAATCCTGCCTACAGTGTGATTCAGTCCTGTGTCCTGTGGTtgaaaagaggaaggggaaaaggataCAAGCTGAGCCCAGAAATAGTCTTGTGCCAGTAAATTTGAAAGGGAGATTCCAGAGAAAGAGGAAGTCAAcagaaaaagtgtgaaaacttAAAATACTGTTATAAAAATCCATTGACTTGGCGAGAGCGGCAGCCCAGGAAGCTCTAAGGGACTGACAGGGCCAAGTATGCGGAGGAAACCgaaaagagagaaatagaaaCCCCTGATGATCCCAAAGGAGGTTTGATGTGCTTAGGTGCTGCGGTGAAGGTGACCGTGTTCTGGGGCTGTGGCAGCAAGGACAGCGAGCTGGGATGGGTAAATACAGGGAATGCAAAGAGGTTGCaagctgcaaaattaaattaactcCTGGGGAGCGAGAGGCAGTGAGTAGTCGGCTTAGGAGATGGGGGTGTCTGCACTAGAGAGACTCctgcctcagccctgctcctTTGGGGTAGGGAAGGAGGACCTGTTAGAGATGGGAACGTCCAAAAAGGATGCTCTGAAGGAAATTTGTAAAAAGTGCTATTATTCAGTGATTCTAGACTGTAGTGGTTGAGCTGAGTAGGCCAGAGGGGTTTCGGAGCGAAGCAGTTAATCACACACCAAAACCCCCACAACCGCTGAAACCACCGCCGGTCCCCGAGGGGAACAAGTGAATGTAGTGTTTGTCCTGGGGATAAGAGAGCAGGCAGCTGACGGTGTTTGTACAGCCCTGTACAACATTTGATTCCAAACCAACATTGTGGTTAGTGACGCTTTTTAATATAGGACTCTAAAACGCCTCCATGAATAGGCCCTTGTAAAGACAAGCCAGTTCAAATTCCGAAGGAAGGCCACACCTCTAGTCTGGCTGGCTTCTCCAGCACCCTGGTTGCCCAGTAGGACTGATATCCATCCAAGTGATGGTTGTGTTTTATCTGCCCTGCTTGGGTCAGAAACTGGCACGAGAAACTTACTAGTGCCATGTGGAAATCCTAATTTCCCATCTCTTTGTATTCCCAGCTGGTTTCTAGCCATATGTCCTCACACCACCAGTGTCCACTACACCTTTTTTCTGCCCCTGGTGTTGCCCCTGATGCATTCACACGCGTCAGTCCCTCATTTTCTGAACCCTTCAGCCCAAACTCTTTACATTTGACTCTTCTTGTGTCATATATGACACCAGGGCCTGGTCACAGCCGTGTGATTTGTAGCATGGGTCTTTCCCTGCCCTAGACGTTCCCAGCTGATGGAATGGCTGCTACTGTTATCCCTTGTCCGCAAGAGCATGATTGTACAGTCTGTGCTGCAGAATCAAA from Rissa tridactyla isolate bRisTri1 chromosome 7, bRisTri1.patW.cur.20221130, whole genome shotgun sequence harbors:
- the LOC128912988 gene encoding merlin-like isoform X4; this encodes MIWCGYPHKLKNMSIRGLKKKQPKTFKVKIITVDAEMEFSCEVLDQEIPKEDPISFHFLAKFYPEKVEEELLQEITQHLFFLQVKKQILDEEIYCSPEATVLLASYAVQAKYGDYDPNFHEPGFLAHDELLPKRVLRQYQLTAEMWEEKITAWYAEHRGIARDEAEMNYLKIAQDLEMYGVNYFPIAQNKNHTDLLLGVDAKGIHIYSINNRFSPNKSFEWSAIRNISYSEKELTIKPLDKKAEVFKFFSSQLKVNKLILQLCIGNHDLFMRRRKVDSIEIQQMKAQAREEKARKKMENQRLAREKQLREEAERAKEELERRLFQLEDEARQANEALLRSQEAAELLAEKAQIAEEEAKLLAQNAAEAEQERQRLEITALKTKEEKRLMEQKMREAELIAVKLVKESDRRAKEAEHLKQDLHEAREAERKAKQKLLDITRLNCPHMAKYPQYAPTDTRDANFDKGSIKLDLKDIDLKRLSFEIERERLDYLEKSRKFEDRLKELKSEIHALKLEEKQSGLYSHWNEVLGSLDRSLGNTPSWMKTFETGDSLDINLQRPFPAYSLNTMGSWPCTNKTQHTPTVEKSSSQANSMAANSVGTRTRKQIIKVQQHDSDVIYI
- the LOC128912988 gene encoding merlin-like isoform X1 gives rise to the protein MIWCGYPHKLKNMSIRGLKKKQPKTFKVKIITVDAEMEFSCEMKWKGKDLFDLVCRALGLRETWFFGLQYTIKGMCTWLKMDKKVLDQEIPKEDPISFHFLAKFYPEKVEEELLQEITQHLFFLQVKKQILDEEIYCSPEATVLLASYAVQAKYGDYDPNFHEPGFLAHDELLPKRVLRQYQLTAEMWEEKITAWYAEHRGIARDEAEMNYLKIAQDLEMYGVNYFPIAQNKNHTDLLLGVDAKGIHIYSINNRFSPNKSFEWSAIRNISYSEKELTIKPLDKKAEVFKFFSSQLKVNKLILQLCIGNHDLFMRRRKVDSIEIQQMKAQAREEKARKKMENQRLAREKQLREEAERAKEELERRLFQLEDEARQANEALLRSQEAAELLAEKAQIAEEEAKLLAQNAAEAEQERQRLEITALKTKEEKRLMEQKMREAELIAVKLVKESDRRAKEAEHLKQDLHEAREAERKAKQKLLDITRLNCPHMAKYPQYAPTDTRDANFDKGSIKLDLKDIDLKRLSFEIERERLDYLEKSRKFEDRLKELKSEIHALKLEEKQSGLYSHWNEVLGSLDRSLGNTPSWMKTFETGDSLDINLQRPFPAYSLNTMGSWPCTNKTQHTPTVEKSSSQANSMAANSVGTRTRKQIIKVQQHDSDVIYI
- the LOC128912988 gene encoding merlin-like isoform X5, with translation MIWCGYPHKLKNMSIRGLKKKQPKTFKVKIITVDAEMEFSCEMKWKGKDLFDLVCRALGLRETWFFGLQYTIKGMCTWLKMDKKVLDQEIPKEDPISFHFLAKFYPEKVEEELLQEITQHLFFLQVKKQILDEEIYCSPEATVLLASYAVQAKYGDYDPNFHEPGFLAHDELLPKRVLRQYQLTAEMWEEKITAWYAEHRGIARDEAEMNYLKIAQDLEMYGVNYFPIAQNKNHTDLLLGVDAKGIHIYSINNRFSPNKSFEWSAIRNISYSEKELTIKPLDKKAEVFKFFSSQLKVNKLILQLCIGNHDLFMRRRKVDSIEIQQMKAQAREEKARKKMENQRLAREKQLREEAERAKEELERRLFQLEDEARQANEALLRSQEAAELLAEKAQIAEEEAKLLAQNAAEAEQERQRLEITALKTKEEKRLMEQKMREAELIAVKLVKESDRRLDYLEKSRKFEDRLKELKSEIHALKLEEKQSGLYSHWNEVLGSLDRSLGNTPSWMKTFETGDSLDINLQRPFPAYSLNTMGSWPCTNKTQHTPTVEKSSSQANSMAANSVGTRTRKQIIKVQQHDSDVIYI